From the Pediococcus acidilactici genome, the window GGTAATTGAAATTGGGGGTATCTTTTAACATTACTTTCTAAAAAATCAACAGAGTAAGAATATTCTGTTTTTTTTACGGAGTTTATTTTGGAGGTTGAATATTCTGGTGCTTCTAAATACTTTTTTAAAAAGGTGATAATATTTTTGTTTGATTCTATTGAAAGATTAAGATGTCTTTTTTCATTACCATATAATTCTCTATATTCTGAAGGGGATAGATTGGTAATTTTTTTGAAGAGCCTGTCAAAAGTACGGGTGTTGTTAAAGCCAATTTCGGTTGCTATAAAATCAATATCTTTATTAGTTGTAGTTAATATATTAATTGCCTCTGCAATTCTTAATCTAGATAAAAAATTATGCAATTTTATTCCTGTAGATTTAGAAAAAAGACGTGATATGTATGAATTAGATAGATAAAAATTGTTTGAAATATTTTGCAAATCAATTGGTCTATTATAGTTAAGCTTAATGTATTTTATGACGTCGGAGATGATTCTATTTTCAGAATTGAGTTCACTAAAATATTTTAAATTAAAGTTCAAAAATTCAAGTGCTTTTCTTTCAAAAGTTGAAGAATGACCATTTTCGGAAATCCAAAGTAAAATTAATTTAGCAAAGTTTTGTTGTGCTGTTTGATAATAATTCTTAAAAAAAGATGTATTTTCTTTTGGGGCAATAGTAAATAGTATTTGGGGAAGATCTGGTATTTGTTTTTCACAATACTGAATTGGAAAAATTAAGATACAGCCAAGAGAACCACGTTTTGCAGTTAATTTGTAAATGCCTTGAGAATTTAACGAAAAAATCTCTCCTTCCGGGATGCAGGTGTTGAAGCTACCATCACGGGAGATTTCTTCTACTTCTAAAGTTCCCTTTACAGCAAAAATGAAAGCGGTATCAAAAATGTTGAAACGTTGTTTTTCATTAATAAACAACAGATAAGGAGCTAAAGTAATTTTTTTTAGTGCAGACAACTGGAAACACCTCCAATATTAAATAAATTATACACCAGAAGACAAAAATTGCTCTAGCAGAAAAAATATTTGAAATAAGAAATATTAAGGGAAAAATATGTAAATTAATGGCCACATAAAGGATTGTGAACAGACTATAATTCGAATTGTAATATTTTTTGACAATTTAGAGGTGAATGATATGCAAAATAGGATTGTAAATAAGAATAAACAACGAGCGATGCTATTAGGAATTGTTCTATCCGTCTTAACATATTGGTTATTTGCACAATCAATTGTAAATGTTATTCCTGATATACAAGAAAGCCTAGGAATAGATTCATCAGTGGTGAGTTTGGCAGTCAGTTTAACTTCTCTTTTTTCTGGCTTATTTGTTGTTTTAGCAGGCTATCTTGCTGATAGGATCGGACGAGTTCGAGCCACGTACATTGGACTTTTTTTTAGTTTAATGGGTTCAGGTTTAATTAGTATATCTCAAGGACCTACCTTATTAATTATTGGCCGTATTGTACAAGGCCTTTCTGCGGCTTTTATTATGCCTGCAACACTTGCAATTATAAAGAACCAATTTATCGGCGATAGACGAAAAAATGCGTTGAGTTACTGGTCAATGGGGTCATGGGGTGGATCTGGAATATGCACTTTCGCTGGCGGAGTGATTGCAACAATTTTATCATGGCGTTGGATTTTTATTTTTGGAATTTTTTTTACATTAATAGCGATGGTATTACTGTGGGGAACGGAAGAGTCAAAAGTTGTATATAAAAATCATATAGCATTTGATTTCCTGGGACTTACATTTTTTTTGATTTCAATTTTGTCTATTAATATATATTTGTCAAAAGGAGCTGCTTGGGGGTGGGGTAGCCTTCCTTCATTTTTAATTATCTTTATTGCAATAATAGTTGGTATCTTTTTTGTTGTTACAGAAAAGAGAAGGGAAAAGCAACCATTCGTAGACTTTAAATTGTTTAGAAATATAAAATTTACAATTGCAACACTTTCAAATTTTGTATTAAATGCGGTAGCAGGCTCTTTAGTAATTATTAATACGTTTATTCAACGTAATTATGGAATTTCTCCATTGGAAACGGGATATTTATCTATACCTTATTTTTTAACTATTTTATTTTCAATAAAAATAGGCGAAAAAGCAATCAATAAACGAGGTTATGTATTTCCAATGGTTTTAGGCAGTCTAATAGCGAGTTTCGGTGTTTTACTGAGCTCCCTTACTTTTCTCGATAGAAATTTATATTTTATTTTTGTGTTTTTCGGATATACGTCACTTGGAATAGGGTTAGGGTTATACGCAACTCCGTCAACCGATCTTGCCTTATCTAATGTTCCCGATGATCAAGTAGGAACAGTCTCAGGTATCTATAAGATGGCGAGCTCTTTAGGCGGTGGCATTGGAAATGCAGCCTCGCTAGCCATTTTTTCAAGCTTATCAACAAGGGGGTTAGTTGTTTCAGCGAAGTGGTCACTCCTATTTAATGTAGTTCTTTGCATAATTCCAGCACTTCTAGTGTATATGTCACTTAAGAAAAAATAAAATGGAGGATAGAAAATATGAATAAGATAAAAAACAACTGTTTTTCAGACCAGGAGAAGGTAAACATCCTTAAAGATTTAGTAAATATTAATACAAGTAATGGGAATGAAATTGAAGCCGCAAAATATATTAAAGAATTGCTAGAAAAGTTTGGAATAAGTTCAACGATAATTCCTATTGTAAATAAACGGGTTGATTTAGTAGCGGAAATTGGGACTGGTAAACCGATTCTTGGCATCTCAGGTCATATGGACGTTGTGCCTGCGGGTGATGAAAGTAATTGGAGTAGCGACCCGTTTAATCTTGAAGAACGTGATAATAAATTATACGGACGTGGAGCAGCAGATATGAAGTCGGGATTGGCAGCGATGATCATTGCTATGATTCAAATTAAGGAAAGTAATTTGTTATCACATGGAACCATTCGTTTGATGGCTACGATGGGTGAAGAAGTTGGGGAATTAGGTTCGCAGAAACTTTATGAAAACGGTTATATGGATGATGTGGATGCGCTTGTAATTGGTGAACCATCAGGTTATATGGTGGTATATGCTCACAAAGGTTCTATGGATATTAAACTAGAATCTCAGGGTAAGGCGGCACATAGTTCGTTACCTGAAGAAGGATTTAATGCCATTGATCCATTGATAACGCTTTTAAACAAGGCAAATATGGTATTTAAAAATTCTAGCTACCAAAATCCTCTATTGGGTAAAGCAACGTTTAGCACAACTATTATTAAAGGCGGAAATCAAGTTAATTCAATTCCAGAATTTGCAAGTGCTGAAATGAATATAAGAACGATACCGGAGTTTGACAATCAAGAAGTAGAAAAAGTTATGAAAGAATTAGTTCATGAACAAAATGAAACTGGAGCAGAAATAACGATGGATATTTATATGTCACAGCCCTCAGTTGAAACGAATAGTAGTTCGTCATTAGTTGAGCTAAGTAAAACTTTAGGTACGAAATACGCTGGTTTTAAAGTTGAGGCAGTTGCTATTCCTCCAGTTACGGATGCTTCTAATTTATTGAAGGGTAAATCAAAGAGTTTTCCACTAGCTATTTTCGGCCCTGGAAGCGATACTCCCCACAAAGTTGATGAATATGTTGATAAGCAAATGTATCTTGATTTCACGCGCTTATATGTTGATCTATTTACATCATATTTGAATTAAGAAAGAGTGATAACATGACTGAAAGCATTGAACGTAAGTTTTCGGATGATGAGAAACTTGAATTATTAGCTGACTTGATTTCATTTAGGACAGTCAATAATAATGAATTTAGTGTTGCGAAATATATACAAAATAAATTGGCACAATATAAAATCGATTCAGAAATTTTACCTGTATCAGAAAATCGTGCAAACATCATTGCTGAATTAGGAAAGGGAAAACCTATTATTGGAATTTCTGGGCACATGGATGTAGTCTCAGAAATCGATGCCAGTAAATGGCAAAGTGATCCATTTACCATGACTGAAAAGAATGGTAATTTGTATGGTCGGGGAACGGCAGATATGAAATCCGGATTAGCAGCAATGATTATCACGTTGATCGAATTAAAACAGCGTGATTTACCAAAGAATGGCACAATCCGATTTATGGCAACGGTCGGAGAAGAAATTGGAGGAATAGGGGCAAATAAACTTCATAAGTATGGTTATACGAGGGATATAGACGCATTAATAATTGGAGAGCCATCTAATCATGAAATAATTTATGCTCATAAAGGATCGATGGATATAAGACTTACTTCTTATGGGGAAGTAGCACATAGTTCAATACCTGAAAGTGGGTTCAATGCGTTAAATCCAATTATATTAATATTAGCGGAAGCCAAAAAGATTTTTGATTCAGTAACGGTGTCTAATGAAACTTTAGGTGATTTGAAATATAATGCTACAATTTTACATTCGGGTGATCAGGTAAACTCGATACCTGATAAGGAGTTTGCGGAGATGAATGTAAGAACGATACCTGAGTATTCAAGTGAAAAGGTTGAAAAAGTTTTTCAAAAATTAGTCGAGGAACAAAATAAACAAGGCGCTAAAGTGAAAATGGATATATATATGGTAGAAGAACCGGTATTAAAAAGCTCCCGTAACAGACTTATTGAATTAGCAACTTCAGAGGCAAAAAGGACTTTAGGAATTGAATATAAAACGACAGCAAGTGTTGGTGTAACGGACGCTTCTAATTTACTAAAGGATCATTTAAATGTAGACTTTCCATTTATAATGTTTGGACCAGGAGACTATCGAGTTGCCCATAAAATTAATGAATACGTGAATAAAAAAGAATATTTATGTTTTTCAAACATTTATAGCAATCTTTTAATTAAGTATTTAGAACCACGGACAGATTAGTCTTTAAAATTTTAAAAGTGTCATAATTAAGCGGCCGACGGGATTTACTGAAATCTTGTCGGTCACTTTTTGTTAGTTAGTATAAATCATCTCGATTTTTGATTAATTCGGTTTTATAGCTAATGGGGGTGGTATTCACGTATTTTTTGAATAATCGATTTAGTGATGACGGGTTTTTATAACCGATTCGTTGAGAAATTTGATCGAGAGATAAATTAGTTTGAAATAAAAGCTCTTGGGCTGCGTAAAGCCGACGCTGTTCAATTAATTCTTTAAATGTTTGGCCAGTAGCTGCTTTAATTTTATTACTAAGATAATTCATGTTATATCCAAAATGCTTACTTGTATACTGCAAATTAGTGGTCGAGTAATGCTGCTCAATATATTTTAGAATTGCGAGTAATTCAACATTGCTGTCCGCAGTAAAATTAAGGTGGTGATGACTAACCAACGGAGGTAATTGCGTAATTAAAGTTGAAAAGAGTAATTCTAAGACATGATTATTTATCGTATGAGCAGACACAAATACTGCGTAAAATAAATCCATAATTAAACTACGAGACAACGATTCTGCTGGCAAATCAAAGATCATGAAGTTATGGTTCGTGGTTTTTAAATTGCAATTTTGTAAAAAGTCTGTCACTGGGTTAGTTTGACCCGCAAGTAATTCTAGTAAATGAGTAACGGTCAGCGAGTTTTTTAGTAGGATGTTAATT encodes:
- a CDS encoding MFS transporter gives rise to the protein MQNRIVNKNKQRAMLLGIVLSVLTYWLFAQSIVNVIPDIQESLGIDSSVVSLAVSLTSLFSGLFVVLAGYLADRIGRVRATYIGLFFSLMGSGLISISQGPTLLIIGRIVQGLSAAFIMPATLAIIKNQFIGDRRKNALSYWSMGSWGGSGICTFAGGVIATILSWRWIFIFGIFFTLIAMVLLWGTEESKVVYKNHIAFDFLGLTFFLISILSINIYLSKGAAWGWGSLPSFLIIFIAIIVGIFFVVTEKRREKQPFVDFKLFRNIKFTIATLSNFVLNAVAGSLVIINTFIQRNYGISPLETGYLSIPYFLTILFSIKIGEKAINKRGYVFPMVLGSLIASFGVLLSSLTFLDRNLYFIFVFFGYTSLGIGLGLYATPSTDLALSNVPDDQVGTVSGIYKMASSLGGGIGNAASLAIFSSLSTRGLVVSAKWSLLFNVVLCIIPALLVYMSLKKK
- a CDS encoding ArgE/DapE family deacylase, which translates into the protein MNKIKNNCFSDQEKVNILKDLVNINTSNGNEIEAAKYIKELLEKFGISSTIIPIVNKRVDLVAEIGTGKPILGISGHMDVVPAGDESNWSSDPFNLEERDNKLYGRGAADMKSGLAAMIIAMIQIKESNLLSHGTIRLMATMGEEVGELGSQKLYENGYMDDVDALVIGEPSGYMVVYAHKGSMDIKLESQGKAAHSSLPEEGFNAIDPLITLLNKANMVFKNSSYQNPLLGKATFSTTIIKGGNQVNSIPEFASAEMNIRTIPEFDNQEVEKVMKELVHEQNETGAEITMDIYMSQPSVETNSSSSLVELSKTLGTKYAGFKVEAVAIPPVTDASNLLKGKSKSFPLAIFGPGSDTPHKVDEYVDKQMYLDFTRLYVDLFTSYLN
- a CDS encoding ArgE/DapE family deacylase codes for the protein MTESIERKFSDDEKLELLADLISFRTVNNNEFSVAKYIQNKLAQYKIDSEILPVSENRANIIAELGKGKPIIGISGHMDVVSEIDASKWQSDPFTMTEKNGNLYGRGTADMKSGLAAMIITLIELKQRDLPKNGTIRFMATVGEEIGGIGANKLHKYGYTRDIDALIIGEPSNHEIIYAHKGSMDIRLTSYGEVAHSSIPESGFNALNPIILILAEAKKIFDSVTVSNETLGDLKYNATILHSGDQVNSIPDKEFAEMNVRTIPEYSSEKVEKVFQKLVEEQNKQGAKVKMDIYMVEEPVLKSSRNRLIELATSEAKRTLGIEYKTTASVGVTDASNLLKDHLNVDFPFIMFGPGDYRVAHKINEYVNKKEYLCFSNIYSNLLIKYLEPRTD
- a CDS encoding AraC family transcriptional regulator translates to MDFIALDKKIRDLNYVEETQRKNHANYNYMKLNFKESPIPKMPKYNFFKHGDLTIVKGNRFSYVPAHTHDFIELNYMYSGNCIQSLNNEQFEFKQGQLLLMDKNTVQKIGYTGENDTIINILLKNSLTVTHLLELLAGQTNPVTDFLQNCNLKTTNHNFMIFDLPAESLSRSLIMDLFYAVFVSAHTINNHVLELLFSTLITQLPPLVSHHHLNFTADSNVELLAILKYIEQHYSTTNLQYTSKHFGYNMNYLSNKIKAATGQTFKELIEQRRLYAAQELLFQTNLSLDQISQRIGYKNPSSLNRLFKKYVNTTPISYKTELIKNRDDLY